From the Longibacter salinarum genome, one window contains:
- a CDS encoding RNA polymerase sigma factor: protein MPASAPTDAELLARARDGQSRAFRRLVERYEDRVAATVIGMLGPGAEADDVGQETFIRFYEALDQYRGDAELGTYLTRIAINQSLKALDKRKRWYDRFWSRDENPDAALTREPPVDGDEEIDERDRTELVHRALDHLSDDHRAVVVLRLLDGYSTRETAEILDVPEGTVMSRLYRATSALETLLSPYLSADDLPSR, encoded by the coding sequence GTGCCTGCTTCCGCTCCGACCGATGCCGAATTGCTTGCCCGTGCGCGGGACGGGCAGTCCAGGGCGTTTCGGCGGCTGGTGGAGCGGTACGAGGATCGGGTGGCGGCGACGGTGATCGGGATGCTGGGGCCGGGAGCGGAGGCCGACGACGTGGGACAGGAGACGTTCATCCGGTTCTATGAGGCGCTGGATCAGTACCGCGGCGACGCAGAGCTCGGCACGTACCTGACGCGCATCGCGATCAATCAGTCACTGAAGGCGCTGGACAAACGGAAGCGGTGGTACGATCGCTTCTGGAGTCGTGATGAGAACCCGGATGCGGCGCTCACCCGCGAACCACCGGTGGATGGTGACGAGGAAATCGATGAACGGGACCGTACGGAGCTCGTGCACCGGGCGCTCGACCACCTGTCGGACGACCACCGCGCCGTCGTCGTGCTCCGACTGCTCGACGGCTACTCGACGCGCGAGACGGCGGAGATCCTCGACGTTCCGGAGGGAACGGTGATGTCGCGTCTGTACCGGGCCACGTCCGCCCTCGAAACCCTGCTGAGCCCCTACCTTTCCGCTGACGACCTGCCCTCCCGATGA